In the Canis lupus dingo isolate Sandy chromosome 28, ASM325472v2, whole genome shotgun sequence genome, GACTTGGGTTTGATTCAGctctgtggggtggggtggagaaagGCCCCTGGTCGGTGCTGAGCAAGGCACAGTGTCCCTGGAGTTCATGAGAACTTTTCATTTGGGAGACCTCAGAGTCCAGACTGGTTTAGGAGATCTTGGCTCTCAACATACTTCAtggcttttctctgtttctcagtgtCCTGCTCTGTGAAAGGAGGACAAATCATTCCAGCCCTTGGTCTCCCCATAGGGATGCTGTAGGGAATAAATGATGCCTGACAATTGTCCTATGTGTGAGACCCTCCATCTCACCCTGTCAAGGCTTTAAGGTGGCTCCCAGAGGTGAGGCAGTGGAGACGACTCTCCTTCCTGCCAAGATCAGGAAACTAAGGCCTGAAGAAGTGAAAGTGCCTCTCTCGAGGCCATCACAGTATAGAGGTATCTGGGCAGGACTTTTGAGCCTGCCCTATAAGGAGGCTTGGGAAGCAGATAAGGGTGGGTCCTCTGTTTTCTTGGTCTCCTGACTGTGCTCTGTGCTCATCCATGAGAGCCCTGGCGAACTTTCTCTTCCCCACCCAATCACCCTTTCCCTACCCAGCAGCCTCCCAGGGAGCTTCCCAGCCTGCCAGTGACAGGGATGGAAACTAAAGCTCTACCATCCCCACCAGCTCATCCCCAGCCTGCTCGGCCATGGTCTGGGATGTGGACAGCCTGCCAGGAAGTGGCCACGCCTGGGGCTCTTTCTAGACCCCACCCACACAAGCAGAGAGATGGGTATAGCCAGGGTGTGGCCCGTGTCCTCCTGCTCTGGGGGCTGAAAAACAAAAGTCCACAGCCAGAAGCCAGGGAGTGGAGGGAAAGGATGGACAGCAAACAGGTGGGGCCCCCTGCCATATTTCCTTCTGTGCCTCTTCTCTACACTAACACCCCACCCGGTCTCTGCCAATGCTGCCAGATGGGGCGGGCAGAGCTCCGTGACCACGTggggagccaggaggaggagggagcagactCTTCCTCCCACTCACAGCCCAGGGGCTCCATCCCTCTCCCTGGGAAAGAGTTTGTAATGTTGCCAGAGATGAATGGGTTAAAGCaggctcctctccctctgcctcttccccttttGGCTTCAAGGCTCCTCATGACTTTCATGAGGCCCTGGGTTCATAAGCTGCCCAAAGCGTGGTACAAGATATCTGAACACAGCGGGTGGTGAGCAGAGGCGGGCCAGGCCATCTGAGACTACTGGCCCTGTCCCTCAGGTCAGGGAGGGGGGTCACATCTGGGCCTGGGTAGGATCTCTAAGCACAGCAGTCAGGGCAAGAAGACAGGACAGGCTGGGAGAGGGGGGGCACCACTGGCCTTGCCTAGAGTGAGGAGCCTCAGTGGGGACTTTCTCTCCAGGACAATCCCTCTGGGCAGCCTTGAGCAGTCCTGCCACACTCCCCTCGCCTGGCAAGCCTCAGGGAGGGGCCCTTCCTTACCTGATGCCAGCTGCAGCGCCACCCAGTGGCTCCAGCCTCCGCGGGGCGTGGGCCTACAAGGCAGGCCCCCCTGAAGTGCTGCGGGCCAGCCGTGCCCTCCGTTGGCTCCCTTGTGCTTTCTTCTGCACCAGAGCAGGGAGCTTGAGAtgagcagggcctggggctggtggTGTTTTCAAAGAAGTTTTAAACTCCAGGAAAGAGGATGAAACAGCAGGATGGAACTCTGTGCAGCAACCAGTGGAAAAACAGCCTCCCTCCGGCGCCAGGCAgaggagggcgggcggggagggcggtGCAAGAGGAGAGGAAGTTCAGCGGCGCAGCCTGTGCGCGCCTGGCCTTGCCTCCTTGCCTGCCGTCCTGAGCCAGCTGCCCTGGCAGGCGGCGGGCGGGTAGGCGCCCTGACAGTGCTGCACACCAGTGGGACCAGTTCAGGGGCCAGGTGGGGGACCTTCCCGGACATCCTGCCTgggcctgccctccctgcccattTCAGGAGCACTTCCTCATGCCTGACTCCCACTGGACAGAAGCTGCCACAGAGACCCCGGCAGGGTTAGAGGGCAGGGTCATGCCATCAGGATACACAGGCCAGGGCCTCCCCACTTATTCTGGTTCTTCTCCCTGAGAGCCATCCTGCCCCCTCCAGTCCTCCCCACCACTGGCTCTTCTGTCCATACTTGAGCTAACCTCAGGCACTGCTTCAAATCTCAGGAGGGCTGGCAAGTGATTCTCTGAGGCCCTGTGGGCAGAGCTCTGGGAGGTGGGTGGAAATTACAAGAAGGCAGCTTGCTGAAAGAACCCTTCTGTTATCATCAGAGCTGCCCAGTCTGTCCTGGAAAGTGATCATGAGCTCCCCATTCATGGGAGTGTGCAAGCTGAGGCTGGAAAGTCATGGATCAAGAATGCTAAGGGGGAGAGCCCTGCCTGAGGATGGGCTAGATGACCCCTATGATTAAGGGAGAGacacccacctgccccagcctcctgTCAGCTCTGCAATACTTGTGGTTCTAGACAGTGGACTGCTGAGTGCCATGCTGGCCTCTGGGAGCTGTGATTGTCCATGGGTAGGAATGAAGGGAAAGGACCAGTGTTCATTATTCAGattctactatgtgccaaacacttcCAGATTCTTCCTCAAAAGTTACCCTCCTTTATTCTCCTTAAGATCTATTTTACAGACAGACACACTGAGGTTTGGAGGGGTTTGGTGAGGTCTTACAGCTCTTGTTTATGAACCCCAATCTGCCTTACCCAAAGCTTTGCTCTTTTCTTGACATTTGTACCTCTCAATATTCTGAGCTGGCTTTTCCCCCTGGAAGCTCCTCCCCACCTATCAACACAGACCTGGTCTCTACTCCTCTGAGCCCTCTCCACATTCAGGACCTAGATGAAGTTGCACCCCCCAGAGGAGCCTAGAGGGCTCCTTCAGCCCCGCAGGCCTACAGGGCTTATCCTCCTTCCAAATAAGCGAAACTGGATCTCAGAAGTGGTAAGGGAGGGAAGAATAGATGCAAAGAAGGGAAATCAGTAAAGCAGTGTTGCAGGGATCAAGATCAGAATGAGTTCTTAGAGgacgcctaggtagctcagtggttgagcatctgcctttggctcaggttgtgatcctggggtcctgggatcgagtcccacatcaggcttcccacagggagcctacttctccctctgcctatgtctctgcctctctctctatgtctatcataaataaataaataaatattcatgagagacagagagagaggcagagacacaggtggagggagaagcaggctccatgccgggagcccgacatggggctccatcctgggtctccaggatcacgccctgagccacaggcaggcaccaaaccactgagccacccagggatccccaagaatgaGTTCTTAGATGAGTAGGATTTATATCTTCTTGGCCCTCAATTCCCTCCTTGACATGGTGGCTCCAGTTCTTTATGTCACCTTCCCCTTATGTCCAGGGAAGGAGGATAAGCATTCAGGGTAAAGAATCTACAAACACATTAGCCACCACATACCCAATGCCTGCTCTGTGGCACAAGCTTTCCATGCTTCACCTGTTTCATGATTACAACAACCCCATCAGGTAGGTACTCTCATCCCCAtggtacagataaggaaactgaggcacagaaaaggaaGCAATTGGTCTGAGGGACACTGTAAGTGGTAGAGCCAACGTGTGacccagttctctctctctctctctctctctctctctctctcaagtctgAGCTGTTTCTACTCTAGGCAGatcccccccccaaccctcccaTCCTCATCCCTACCTCAGGGCAAAGCCTCTTAGCTCTCTGGAGCCCCCTCCCCAAGGTTTTTGAGAAAATGGGGAATATATCAGCTTCTTTTCTAAATGTCCAAGTTCTGGGCTGGTCTGATTTCCCCCTGAGATTTGGATGTGAAGGTGTTCAGGTGGTCTCCAAGGATCCCTCCAAGGGATGTTGGTATGGTCAGATTCAGGGGCTGAATCTTAACCCCCAAAGGTGATGGTATTAAGGGGTGGGCCCTTTAGGAGGTGCTTAATTCATGAGAGCAGAGCCTCATGAACGGAATTAGTGCCTTGAAAAGACGCTTGCCCCTTCTACTttgtgaggacacagccagagGGCATTGACTTTGAACGAGGAAGAAGGCCTCCATCAGAACGTGACCATGCCAGAGCCATGTtgttggacttccagcttccagaactatgagaagtaAACTGTTGCATATAAGCTACTCAGTCTCTGAGGTGTAGGTGTTTGGTTGTAGCCTCTCAAATGGGTAAGACAGGAAGACTTAGTGCTCAGTATTAAATAAACGTGCAATCCACTTGACGATTATAGGGTGGCCTCCATGGTGAGCACACACTCTGGTTTCTCCTGAGTAGACCTAACTTCTGGCATCTTGTCTCATCCCCTGTCGCAGCAGGTGTGTTACATCAGGTGAAGCTGTGTGCCATGTCCTTACAACCCACTCTCAGCCTCATTCAGGAGCCTAACCAAAAGCAGAGGATTCCTGCTTTGTGAGGCAGCTGGACGCCCTCCCACTCCCTGAGCCTTGAGGATGAGGGACAGAGGTTGTAAAAATTCACAGCCAGAGTGGCTGTAGGACCTGAGAGGAGACAGTGAGGCAGGGCTGAAGTAGCTGGAGAggggctgggcaggtgggggCTTGTCCCTCCCCAGCCAGTTCTGAACCCTTCTGACTAATACTGCTGGGTCACAGCTGGAGGATTGCTGTCCCCTTCCAGCTCCAAGTTTCCTGCTTCTACGGACAGGTGAATGCCTGGGCGCCTAGGTCTGCTCTAGGGGCTTACCACCCACACCTGCAGGCTTCATTTTCCATCTGGTTTGGGGGTCTGAGAGGCTGTGGGCTCATACCCCATTCCCGTTTCTTCACTTGGCCACGGTTCACACTCCGCTGAAGTAGGTGGCCACCTCCTTGCGTGGAGGCCGgggcctgcctcctgcccagccGTTGCCCATCAGTGGCTCCTCCTGGCCCAGCTGCAAGGGCGGCTTGCATTTGTGCCAGCTCGTGAGCAGCCTATTCATGGTGCCTTGATCCGTGATGCCGcgcagcttctccctctcctcctcagccCCGTCAGTGGTCGCCGGGGCAGCTGAGCCAGCAGGGGCTGTGGCCAGTGCCCCGTGGGCATGACCCAACTCCAGGTCATGGTTCACCGCCTCAAAGAACTGCTGGATGCAGACCTTGGCGAAGGCCTTGGCGTGCTCTGTGCACGTCTCATCAAAGAGCTTGCGCTCGATGTCAATATAGTGGGACCAGTACTTGCTTTTGAGGAAGGCAGCCTGTGTGAAGCAGGGTCGCACGGAGCGCACGACGAAGGCCAGCAGCGTGGTCAGCAGCACAAAGGACCAGCCCAGTGCCTGCAGGGGAGACAGCGGGGAGTTGACTGGCACTGCCCTCTGGCCCCCCAAGCCTGTCTAAAATCCCCAAGCACTCTGGATCAGGACTTTTAGGGAAAAGAGTACTGAGGAGTAAATGAATTCACCTCTTGGACTcgattttccttttctgtcaaaTGGGCATAGATACACCATCTCATGGAAATGGGATCCTGCGAGTAAAATGCCCCGTGTGTAGGCCTGGCACTCAATACACAGGAGTTAACTGGGCAGACCTTGGAACTAGGCAACCTGGTTTTGGACCCTGTCTCCAGTCCTTATTAGTTGACCAGGAGCAAAGTATCTAACTTCTCTGTTAGATACCTTGGTCtccccacctataaaatggggctgCTAATGGTACATTCTCACAGGGTTTTTGTGAGGACTAAATGTGATCATGAACAGTGCAGTGCCTGGTCCATAGTTAGTGTTCAGTAACCATTAGCCACTATTATCATGTCAATGGGCCCTTGCTACCCATATGCCTTTTCCTTGACCTCCCAGGGCCATAGTGACCCTTCCTCTTCTGAgctttgtatgtcttctctggctCCTGGTATTGTCTGCCTTTTGGTAGCCAGCACTAAATGAGCCTCCTCTGTGTGGGCTCTGAGCTGGACcctcaagaaacaaacaagacACTTGCTCGAACTCTGCTGAAGAGCACTAGACATTTGGGTGCTAGATCCAATCTGCCAATAATTCACCGTCAGGCATGGGGCAGGAGGCTCTCCTCACCTGGGCTCCCGGATCAGCCCCCAGCTACACAGAGAAGCCTTTGGTCAGATGTGAGGGGCGGGTAAATGTCTATAATTGGGGTCAGGGGGTTGTGGCTGAGCAAATACGGGCTGGGAAGCTGCTCTGCATGAGCTTGGTCTGGGGGAAAACCCATGTGCTGGTCATAGACGAAATGTGGACCCCATGAAGCTGGGTCTCCTCAGATTTCACGTACAGCTAGGAATCTGATCTTTATGTGAAAATGTCTGGTTTTCCAAAATTCCAAGACTGAATTCTGAATTCACTCAGCAGGCCAGGCAAAACATGTCTATAGGCCAGGCAGTCTGTCCTCTAGGGGACCTCTTAGTTCATGATGCAGTGGTTTAAAGGTCAGGTAGAGGAACAGCTGTCCCAGGCCCTGAGGCCTGGTACAATAGCACAAGTGCCCACAGGGAGGAAGTGGTTTGGAGGGAAGCAGAGCTTGTACACTCAGAGCGTGACATTCACATGGGGCATTGGGTGGAGACGTGGGCCCCACAGGAGGGCtggagccagggagccaggggTCTGGACTTGCCAGAGCAGAGTGTTCCTTTagccctggctccctgccccttccctgacAGCCCCTGGTCCATCTGCTGTAAGGACATGCTGCTGCTTTCTTCTTGTGCTGCAGTGATTGCAGGGGAGGCCTGGAGGCTTAGACAGGGGAGGGTCCAGAGGGTCCAGAAGACaaaggagtggggctggggggacCAAGCTCTATATTTCCAGTCAGTGGGCCCTCCAACCCTACCTTTAGGGCACATCCCAACAGTGCATCCCCTTCACCCAAGCCCTCCCTTCCAGAGCACCAGGACCCTTGGATCCCACTCCCTGAGTAGGGAGGCACCTGCTGGGGACATTTGGCAGGGAAATGTACCCAAATGGCCCAGCCACCCATCTGCCTCACCACTGCCTCAgcctggaagaagaaaaggatgcaAATACACCAGGCttgggcagaccgggtggctcagcggtttagcgctgccttcagcccagggcctgatcctggtaacctgggatcaagtcccacgtcaggctccctgcatggagcctgcttctccctctgcctgtgtctctgcttttctctctctctctctctctctctgtgtctctcatgaataaataaataagatctttaaaaaatatatatgccagGCTTCCCCATTGGAGCTCAGGATGGAGAATGTGGGGTTGGCTGAGCTGTTGGGTCCACTCTAGGGACAGAGGCCTCGGGACTGAGGTAGCCATCGTACTTTTTCCAGACAGCACTGATGCAGAGAAGACACACAGCTCTGCCTTCAGAAGCCCTGGCCTCAGTTGGGAAGATATGCTCCTGCCCCAAAGAGCTCCTCTCTGAGAGGAGACCCAGCCCAGCCTGGGAAGCTCCAATCTATCGGGAAAACGTGACTGTGCCCTGAGGAAGCCTCATTTCAAGAGGAGGGGGATTGGACCTTGCCAGAGGGACCCCGGGCTGCGAGGGGAGACCCAGGCCGAGGCTGTGCTGCCCCCTCACCTGGGAGATGCAGCGCAGGTAGCGCACGGCCACCTCGCGGGCCAGCAGCCAGTCGCCGTCATAGATGTCAGGGCAGGGCACCCGGGCCAGCAGGCGGGCGAGCTCGGGTGGAGGCAGGCCAGGGGCCAGGCTGCCGTTGCCCAGCACGGTCACTGGTACGGCGGTGCAGAAGGCACAGAGGAAGCACTTGCCATCCAGCAGCGTGACGGCCACCCAGACGACGGGTGCGATGAGGGCGCGCTGGGCCATGGAGCAGAACATGTAGCGCAGCACGGCGGGGTCCTTGGCCCTGCGGCCCGGCGGCCGCTTCCACTCCTCCGCCAGCACGGACACGTTGTTGTTCATGACCAGGCCGAGCAGGAAGAGCACGAGCGGCGGCGCCAGCAGGATGCCCGCGCTGTAGGCCGCGTTGTAGCCGGGCAGGCAGGGGCAGTTGAAATCGAAGGCGGAGTACACCTGGGCGCTGGCCAGGGCCATGATGCCGCAGACGCCGTTCATGAAGGACTCCTGGTTGGACTGCAGGAACTGGAAGATCATCCGGAACTTGTCCATGGTGCCCCCTTCGGCGCCCGGCGGCCTCGTCCCTCGTCACCACGGCTTCAGGGGGGCCCCCGGGGCCCGCTCCGCCCGCCGGGTGCCCACCTCATGGCTGAGGCGGCCAGAGCTCGGGGCGGTGGCTCGGGCCACTGTCCACCGTCTCTTCGGGAAACCGTCCAGGCGGGGGCTGGCGGCGAGGGCGCGAGTCAGCCAATCCCGCGGGCGCGGCCAGGGTCCTGCCCCTCCCGTCACTGGGGAACCACGAGGGCCACACCCGCTGGAGCCCGGCTCGGCTCTCGGCTCTCggggtgtgggaggagggaagggaacgAGGCTCAGACGCAGGCCGGGGAGACCCTGTCTCCCGCAGAGCTGGAATTTGCGAGAATCCAGGGCTGTGGCAGGGCCTGAGCTTCTGGaccttctgcttccttcttcttcccttcccattGGGTCTTTCCTCCATGCTGTATCAGGGTTCATGAGGGCTCCTCCATCGGTTCAAACAGTGATGTAGAAGGTGGTGACGACAGTgatggtggtggcggtggtgatggtgatggggtAGCGTTGGTGATGGTGGTTGTAGTGATGTAGTGGCGAGGATGGCAATGCTGTTGGGGGTGGTGATGCTGGTCACAGCGGGgacaatggtggtggtggtggtggtagaggagATAGTGCTAATGCGGGCTGGCATAGTACAAAAATCCCTGAATTTGGAGCCAGAGGATTGCAATCTGCAAGATTGCCAGGTCCCCTCCTGGCTGGGCAGGGAGCTATGCCTGTGAGCATAATGCAGGTGCTTTTCTGTCCtgttgcttttaatatttaaatctgtCCTGAttgcttgtgtctctgtgggtgtgtctgtgtgttcatGGACTATGGATGACACATCCTTTCCTGACTGCATCTTCTACTTCTACTCCCCCAGATCAGAAATTAAGGGGGTGGTGCTGTGGGGTTCATGCCTGGAGCTGTGGCCTGCAGAGTATCTGGGGAACCAGGCCAGGGCCCCTTCACCACCATATCCAAGTGAGGTGGAGCTTAAAGGACTCCCTTTGATGTTGCCAGCTCTCCCAGAAAAACAGGTCAGATCCAGCTCCAACCAAATGGAGCTGAAGCAGAGCAAGAGCCTGGATGGGGAGGCCAGGTGGGGCCTTCAGAtctgtgtgtccctgtgtgtgcccatgtgtgaGCTCCCTGTGGCTTTGGGCCTCTGTGTATCTGCATGTGTGCAAATGACCATAGGAGAGGtctttgtgtgtctctgtatGACCCACAAGAATACCACTGTCTGGGGCTTCCCTTGTGTCAGGCCTGATGCCAGCACTGCACATGCATCACCCTGTGTAGCGCTCATACAATCCTATGGGATAGGTGTTACTGTCCCCATTCTACAGACCTGGGAACTGAGGCTCAAGTTAAGTTACTAGCTAAAGGTCCCATGGCTTGTAGGTGGAGGAGTGGGATTTGAATTCAGActaggaggcacctgggtggctcagtggttgagcatctgcctttggctcaggtcgtgaacccagggtcttgggatcgagtcctgtatcgggctccctgcagggcacctgcttctccctctgcctatgtctctgctctctcaatgtctctcatgaataaataaataaaatcttaaaaaaaaatgaattcagactAGATGGGAGTtagggaaggagggggcagggaagttTTATTAGGCTTTTCTTCTCTGGCTGAATCAGGTTCAACTGTTCTAGTTTGGATGGAAATGCTAGTGAATCACAAGTAGAATTTGATGGGGAAGGATGTTGCCCTCCTCAGTCCTCAGACTGGAGCACCTTGGCTGGTGGCCCCTGGGGGGCCCTTTTTGGGGGCTCTCCAGGGGTGCACCCACAGGTGGAGAGCAGGATGAGGGAGATCCAGCCAAAGAGGTGTCTGCCCCCAGACATCTACTGCAACATCAATGTGTGCGGAGGACAAGGTTCTGAGGGGCTGGCACCCCATCCAGCTCCAGGTGGGGTGGTGCAGGAGCTCAGGAGTATGGCTCCAGGTGCTGCCTGGAATCTCTGTTTTCTATACTGGACATGGCTCCTTGTTAGTAGCTCATGTGCCCTTTTAGTGGCATCCAAGTTGGCTATCAGTTCTAACCTCTTTTTTACTATATGCCATGTGGCACACATTCTCTGCGAATTCTaacttcaacatttaaaaaaaatacttgatataggggtacctgggttggctcagtcagctaagcacctgccttcagcttgcgtcatgatcccggggtcatgggatcaagccacacataaggctctctgcttggtggagagcctgcttctccctctccccctgcttgtgtatgtgcattctctctctctccctctctctctctctctctctctaacaaatatataaaatcttaaaaaaaaacttgatatgAAACGGTTTGTTTcgtggggttcctgggtggctcatacagttaagcatctgccttctgctcaggtcatgatcccaaggtcctgggatccgcACACCCCTGACCCCCGCAACCCCCtaccctgcatctggctccctgctcagcgggaagtttgcttttccctctccctctgccccccacagtgtatgttctctctctcataaataaattaaaaaaaaaaaacaaaccacca is a window encoding:
- the CALHM1 gene encoding calcium homeostasis modulator protein 1, with amino-acid sequence MDKFRMIFQFLQSNQESFMNGVCGIMALASAQVYSAFDFNCPCLPGYNAAYSAGILLAPPLVLFLLGLVMNNNVSVLAEEWKRPPGRRAKDPAVLRYMFCSMAQRALIAPVVWVAVTLLDGKCFLCAFCTAVPVTVLGNGSLAPGLPPPELARLLARVPCPDIYDGDWLLAREVAVRYLRCISQALGWSFVLLTTLLAFVVRSVRPCFTQAAFLKSKYWSHYIDIERKLFDETCTEHAKAFAKVCIQQFFEAVNHDLELGHAHGALATAPAGSAAPATTDGAEEEREKLRGITDQGTMNRLLTSWHKCKPPLQLGQEEPLMGNGWAGGRPRPPRKEVATYFSGV